In Crinalium epipsammum PCC 9333, the following are encoded in one genomic region:
- a CDS encoding ATP-binding protein, with amino-acid sequence MQKGLNKDWALWIALKDQIAALEYQLCDRTEILTQFCVWGELEELPVYYWNPGYRSLQQVSCSNGKCKLQPTDITAGSHDILLTLSESSNEGIYLLEGVLDFDVEKGQLSSVRSHELTNAFYCAVERQYWVLLDGYIEIPTELQPLIPLFSKPLPTRKEAESIVFEICDRSVPNLDPEQRSALVRACLGLPTGEIKLILNRFVALSPSLDELVQLVLQHKMGKLRGRGLDYISEPDVQGAAGLDLLNLEIDKLKALLDPAALQHGLSFPKGWCLWGPPGTGKSLSAKLTASSLGLPLIASDWGALLGSPQPDRALRDLLEIVESLAPVIFYFDDFDKGFAGWDSDSGGGVIRRISGKFLTWLQEHTSPVFMLATVNRLNNLPPELIRRFSEIFFVDMPKNGGIYDIFNLHLRKYFPQFRSSNSPFTDDQWRILIRDYNLCTPVEIANAVKKAAQEVFVRNQREGDPDTELRVTLNDLRYQRSLFTPAMVRDEDQIYAIRNKAPYARPASGNDKSRFAASGAELFS; translated from the coding sequence GTGCAAAAAGGTTTAAATAAAGATTGGGCATTGTGGATTGCTTTGAAAGATCAGATCGCGGCTTTGGAATATCAATTATGCGATCGCACTGAAATCCTAACTCAGTTTTGCGTCTGGGGAGAACTTGAGGAGTTACCAGTTTATTACTGGAACCCTGGCTATCGCTCGTTGCAACAAGTAAGCTGTTCAAATGGTAAATGTAAGCTCCAACCAACTGATATTACTGCGGGTTCGCATGATATTTTGCTGACTCTAAGTGAGAGTAGTAACGAAGGTATTTACCTATTGGAAGGCGTTTTAGATTTTGATGTGGAGAAAGGACAACTATCATCTGTGCGATCGCATGAGTTAACTAATGCTTTCTATTGTGCAGTTGAACGGCAGTATTGGGTGTTGCTCGACGGCTATATTGAGATTCCCACAGAATTACAACCTTTAATTCCACTTTTTTCTAAGCCATTACCAACCCGGAAAGAAGCGGAGTCGATTGTTTTTGAGATTTGCGATCGCTCAGTCCCCAATTTAGATCCAGAACAAAGATCTGCTTTGGTGCGGGCTTGTTTAGGATTACCTACTGGTGAAATCAAGCTAATTTTAAATCGGTTTGTAGCACTATCACCGAGCCTTGATGAATTAGTACAGTTGGTTTTGCAACACAAGATGGGCAAGTTACGGGGGCGCGGGTTGGACTACATTTCGGAGCCGGATGTCCAGGGCGCTGCGGGATTAGATTTACTGAATTTGGAAATTGATAAGTTAAAAGCACTGCTAGATCCGGCTGCATTACAGCATGGGTTGAGTTTCCCCAAGGGCTGGTGTTTATGGGGGCCACCTGGTACTGGTAAATCACTAAGTGCCAAATTAACTGCAAGCTCGTTAGGGCTACCATTGATTGCTAGCGATTGGGGTGCGCTTTTAGGCAGTCCTCAACCAGATCGAGCTTTACGGGATTTGTTGGAGATTGTTGAATCTTTAGCTCCAGTAATTTTTTACTTTGATGATTTTGACAAAGGATTTGCGGGTTGGGATTCTGATTCAGGTGGGGGCGTAATTCGACGTATCTCTGGTAAGTTTCTAACCTGGCTGCAAGAACACACTTCCCCTGTTTTCATGTTGGCGACAGTCAACCGTCTTAATAATTTACCACCAGAATTAATTAGAAGATTTAGCGAGATTTTCTTTGTAGATATGCCTAAAAATGGGGGTATCTACGATATTTTTAATCTGCACTTAAGAAAATACTTCCCACAATTCCGTTCTTCAAATTCACCTTTTACAGACGATCAGTGGCGAATATTAATTAGGGATTATAACCTTTGTACTCCAGTAGAAATTGCTAATGCTGTGAAAAAAGCTGCTCAAGAAGTGTTTGTGCGTAATCAGCGCGAAGGTGATCCAGATACAGAGCTAAGAGTTACTTTGAACGATTTGAGATATCAGCGATCGCTCTTTACTCCAGCAATGGTGCGAGACGAGGATCAAATTTATGCAATTCGTAACAAGGCTCCGTATGCTAGACCAGCTTCAGGCAATGATAAATCACGATTTGCTGCATCAGGCGCGGAATTGTTTTCTTAG
- a CDS encoding VOC family protein: MEKPAKNTICLWYDGTAEDAARFYAETFPDSSVDAVHHAPGDFPSGKQGDVLTVEFTVMGIPCLGLNGGPAFKHNEAFSFQVATVDQAETDRYWNAIVGNGGQESACGWCRDKWGVSWQITPLALTKAVTDADPAAAKRAFDAMMQMKKIDIAAIEAARRG, translated from the coding sequence ATGGAAAAGCCAGCAAAGAACACGATCTGCCTTTGGTACGATGGCACTGCCGAGGACGCGGCGCGGTTTTACGCAGAGACCTTTCCCGATTCGTCCGTGGATGCAGTACACCACGCACCGGGAGACTTTCCGTCGGGGAAGCAAGGGGACGTGTTGACCGTCGAGTTTACCGTGATGGGAATTCCCTGCCTCGGACTCAACGGCGGGCCTGCATTCAAGCACAATGAAGCGTTCTCGTTTCAGGTCGCAACCGTTGATCAAGCAGAAACGGATCGCTACTGGAACGCGATCGTCGGCAACGGTGGACAGGAAAGTGCGTGCGGCTGGTGCAGAGACAAATGGGGAGTGTCCTGGCAGATTACGCCTCTCGCCCTAACGAAAGCGGTCACCGATGCCGATCCTGCTGCCGCCAAGCGTGCGTTCGATGCGATGATGCAGATGAAAAAGATCGACATCGCTGCGATCGAGGCGGCGAGGCGCGGTTGA